From one Ignavibacteria bacterium genomic stretch:
- a CDS encoding transposase codes for MKHPPRIYDEAFKRRALEMVAAGRTLASVARELGIDVKRLSYWKRTL; via the coding sequence ATGAAACATCCACCTCGCATTTATGATGAAGCATTTAAACGTCGCGCCCTGGAGATGGTAGCTGCGGGACGTACGCTGGCCTCGGTGGCCCGTGAGCTTGGCATCGACGTCAAGCGACTATCGTACTGGAAGCGTACGCTTTGA
- a CDS encoding IS3 family transposase, giving the protein MFINNHRHCWPVRLQCHVLQVSASGYYAWLKRPEPQLSDDERKLVRAMREIDEKSNHTFGSRRMYKELRRGNLVAGRHKMRRLMREDGIRVKRTPRRALVQTTDSQHQHPVADNRLNRNFTVTKPNTVWAADITYVQTNAGYVYLAVVMDLFSRRIIGWHLSETITQQLTITALWKAWKNRSYATGMLIHSDRGSQYAAAGYRQFLTDYCKATQSMSRKGNCWDNAPVESFFATLKTEEFNDINFVDLEHLKRQAAHYIENIYNRRRLHSTLGYTTPVDFENNYFRNQKHLP; this is encoded by the coding sequence ATGTTTATCAACAACCACCGGCACTGTTGGCCGGTGCGCCTGCAGTGCCATGTGCTGCAGGTGAGTGCCAGCGGCTACTATGCCTGGTTAAAGCGACCTGAACCTCAGCTTAGTGACGATGAGCGCAAGCTGGTGCGTGCCATGCGCGAGATTGATGAGAAGTCCAACCATACCTTCGGCAGCCGCCGGATGTACAAGGAACTGCGGCGAGGCAACCTTGTGGCAGGCCGTCACAAAATGCGCCGGCTGATGCGGGAAGACGGCATCCGTGTCAAGCGCACGCCCAGGCGTGCGTTGGTGCAAACTACCGACTCGCAACATCAGCACCCGGTGGCCGACAATCGGCTCAATCGCAACTTTACCGTCACGAAACCGAACACCGTCTGGGCTGCCGACATCACCTATGTACAGACCAACGCTGGCTATGTGTACTTGGCGGTGGTGATGGATTTGTTCTCGCGTCGCATCATTGGCTGGCATCTGTCAGAGACGATCACGCAACAGCTCACCATCACGGCACTCTGGAAGGCCTGGAAGAACCGTTCTTATGCCACCGGCATGCTCATTCATAGTGATCGCGGTTCGCAGTATGCTGCGGCAGGCTATCGCCAGTTTCTGACTGACTACTGTAAAGCAACGCAGAGCATGAGCCGCAAGGGAAACTGCTGGGACAACGCACCAGTAGAATCCTTTTTTGCCACGCTCAAGACCGAAGAATTCAACGACATCAACTTCGTCGATCTCGAGCACCTGAAGCGTCAGGCAGCACACTACATCGAGAACATTTATAATCGCAGACGACTGCATTCAACACTTGGATATACAACCCCCGTTGACTTTGAAAACAACTACTTTCGTAACCAAAAACACCTACCCTAA
- a CDS encoding endonuclease domain-containing protein: protein MSHFKHNSRPVVFKWARMLRNRQTEAETILWERLRDKKLGNLKFRRQHVILNNIVDFYCYSAKLIIEIDGDIHRTPEQKQRDQERDSQFEAAGFRTLRISNEDVISNIDVVCKKIHLAATLPNVPL from the coding sequence ATGAGTCATTTTAAACACAATTCCAGGCCGGTGGTTTTTAAGTGGGCGCGTATGCTAAGGAATCGGCAGACGGAGGCTGAGACAATTCTATGGGAACGGTTGCGGGATAAGAAACTGGGTAACTTAAAATTCCGCCGACAGCACGTGATATTAAATAATATTGTCGATTTCTATTGTTATTCAGCAAAGCTCATCATTGAAATTGATGGTGATATTCACCGTACTCCCGAACAGAAGCAAAGGGATCAAGAGCGAGACTCGCAGTTTGAAGCTGCGGGGTTTCGTACGCTCCGTATTAGCAATGAAGATGTGATCAGCAACATCGACGTTGTATGTAAAAAGATCCACCTGGCTGCTACTCTTCCGAACGTTCCTCTCTAA
- a CDS encoding phenylalanine--tRNA ligase subunit beta: MKIVHDWLMEFISVDPECWSADTVAEVLTGIGLEVEEVSAPERMLQRFVVGRVTECSKHPKADKLHVCSVDAGEPELRTIVCGAQNVQQDQLVVVALDGAVVPNGNFTIAKRMLRGVESNGMICSAAELNLSDESDGIMVLDGPGKNMVDCEGALVPGMPAAEALGLSTVYDVAITPNRADCLSHVGVARDLYAYGCVHGGVTRNVNLFDSDDGDGQSPNGDVRVEVLNAEVVPLYAIQRLTGVRNGTSPAWMQRRLKAAGLRPKNLIVDVTNYVNMESGQPLHAFDTAKLAAQNGVPTIVVRTADTVEPFVTLDGKQREVQPGTILICDAEKPVAVAGVMGGQNSEISDATTDVCIESAWFSPQSVRKTARSLALSTDASYRFERGVNPNGVLPALRRAASLILEYGGGTNAGVVVANSLTDKRTPITVRYQRIRDILGTGVPNETILTIVKAVGCTVLSETPEACTVLAPHWRADITIEADIAEEVMRLYGVHTIPEATTATVPFGQPDLPASVAAPGGSAGQARRREVRLLLKGLGFNEALNGVLVDPRQQTLSEHVMLRNALGAEYSALRTSLVPGLLRNIAYNRNHGAQTLRMFELGNVFSLHPNAEFGILQQERLALVVCGSTEEHWSRAQQEMDVFDVLGYIETLLGRSVTPTVAEEAVQNHGFYRSDNELAISYTLYTQDLMIGKAFLLPADAVARDIDATVAVAELNMLVVDAVLQAPKHYHPVSPFPTVRRDVAFTVDEQILSQSILDVIAKVAGDSYLGGLVFDIYRNEQRLGANKKSVGVALRFGDTSRTLVDSEVDDAVSRIIQSVTSTFGASIRG; this comes from the coding sequence ATGAAAATAGTTCATGATTGGTTGATGGAGTTCATAAGCGTCGATCCGGAGTGCTGGTCGGCAGATACTGTTGCAGAAGTGCTTACAGGTATTGGCCTGGAGGTGGAAGAGGTGTCGGCTCCGGAACGAATGCTGCAGCGGTTCGTGGTGGGACGTGTGACTGAGTGCTCAAAACATCCAAAGGCGGATAAGCTGCATGTGTGCAGTGTTGATGCGGGTGAGCCGGAACTGCGCACAATTGTGTGCGGAGCGCAGAATGTACAACAGGACCAGTTGGTGGTGGTTGCCCTGGATGGGGCAGTGGTGCCGAATGGAAACTTTACAATTGCCAAACGAATGCTGCGCGGTGTGGAAAGCAATGGTATGATTTGCTCGGCTGCCGAGCTGAATCTGTCGGATGAGTCAGATGGTATCATGGTGCTGGATGGACCGGGTAAAAACATGGTTGACTGTGAGGGGGCTTTGGTACCGGGGATGCCTGCTGCCGAGGCACTGGGGCTGAGTACTGTGTACGATGTGGCAATTACTCCTAACAGAGCAGACTGCCTGAGTCACGTGGGCGTTGCCCGCGATCTGTATGCCTATGGATGCGTGCACGGTGGTGTAACACGAAATGTAAATTTGTTTGATAGTGATGACGGAGATGGACAATCTCCCAACGGCGATGTCCGCGTGGAGGTACTCAATGCCGAGGTTGTGCCACTGTATGCGATTCAGCGCCTTACCGGAGTCCGTAATGGGACGTCGCCGGCGTGGATGCAACGGCGACTGAAAGCGGCGGGTCTGCGTCCGAAAAACCTGATTGTGGATGTGACGAATTATGTGAATATGGAGTCCGGACAGCCCCTGCATGCATTCGATACTGCAAAACTGGCTGCGCAGAACGGTGTGCCCACGATAGTCGTTCGCACCGCTGATACTGTTGAACCATTCGTTACGCTTGATGGTAAACAACGTGAAGTTCAACCGGGAACAATACTGATTTGCGATGCCGAAAAGCCGGTTGCAGTGGCCGGTGTGATGGGCGGACAGAATAGTGAGATTTCGGATGCAACGACGGATGTCTGCATCGAAAGCGCCTGGTTTAGTCCACAATCTGTACGCAAAACCGCACGGAGTCTGGCCCTCAGTACCGATGCCAGCTACAGGTTTGAACGGGGCGTCAATCCTAACGGTGTGCTGCCGGCACTTCGTAGGGCAGCATCGCTGATTCTGGAGTACGGTGGCGGTACCAATGCCGGCGTTGTGGTTGCGAACAGCCTGACGGATAAACGTACACCGATAACTGTACGGTATCAGCGGATTCGCGATATCCTGGGAACTGGTGTTCCCAATGAGACGATACTAACGATTGTTAAGGCTGTAGGCTGTACGGTACTCTCAGAGACACCCGAAGCGTGCACGGTGTTGGCACCGCACTGGCGCGCCGATATCACAATTGAAGCCGATATTGCTGAAGAGGTGATGCGTCTGTATGGTGTTCATACAATACCCGAAGCAACTACGGCAACGGTGCCGTTTGGTCAGCCCGATCTGCCTGCCAGCGTGGCGGCACCCGGTGGCAGTGCTGGACAAGCTCGTCGTCGAGAAGTGCGTTTGCTCCTCAAGGGGCTCGGGTTTAACGAAGCGTTAAACGGCGTGTTGGTTGACCCTCGGCAACAGACCCTGTCGGAACATGTTATGCTGCGCAATGCGCTCGGAGCGGAATATTCGGCACTGCGAACATCGCTTGTACCGGGTTTGCTGCGCAACATTGCCTATAACCGAAACCATGGTGCCCAGACCCTGCGCATGTTTGAGCTCGGCAATGTATTCTCACTACATCCGAATGCCGAGTTCGGTATTCTTCAGCAGGAGAGGCTTGCCCTTGTTGTATGCGGTTCAACCGAAGAACACTGGAGCAGAGCTCAGCAGGAGATGGATGTGTTTGATGTCCTGGGCTATATCGAGACACTCCTGGGCAGGAGCGTTACGCCGACGGTAGCTGAAGAGGCTGTACAAAACCACGGGTTTTACAGGTCTGATAATGAGCTGGCAATTTCCTATACCCTGTACACTCAGGATTTGATGATAGGAAAGGCCTTCCTGCTCCCGGCCGATGCGGTTGCGCGGGATATTGACGCAACCGTGGCAGTTGCAGAATTAAACATGCTGGTGGTTGACGCAGTGCTGCAGGCTCCTAAACACTACCATCCCGTAAGCCCCTTCCCAACAGTCCGACGCGACGTAGCCTTCACCGTTGACGAGCAGATTTTATCACAGAGTATCCTCGACGTCATAGCGAAAGTGGCGGGAGATTCGTATCTTGGCGGGTTAGTTTTTGACATCTATCGTAACGAACAACGGCTTGGTGCAAACAAGAAAAGCGTCGGCGTTGCCCTGCGCTTTGGTGATACCAGTCGCACACTCGTAGATTCCGAAGTTGATGATGCTGTATCACGGATCATTCAGTCGGTAACATCTACGTTTGGAGCCAGTATTCGTGGATAG
- a CDS encoding cell division protein ZapA produces MTKSIRVTLGGKDLTLRGDNEETVKKSVREVNLQLQSLQQAAKDQGAQTLSLLTALNLAERCIQAEEGRAADIAYLTTELGKMTELLERAWHQPLT; encoded by the coding sequence ATGACAAAGTCGATCAGAGTTACTTTAGGTGGAAAAGACCTGACTCTTCGGGGAGATAACGAAGAGACAGTAAAAAAGTCAGTGCGTGAAGTTAATCTCCAGTTACAGTCATTGCAGCAGGCAGCGAAGGACCAAGGGGCACAAACCTTGTCGCTCCTGACGGCACTAAACCTGGCCGAGCGATGTATCCAGGCAGAGGAGGGACGGGCGGCAGATATTGCCTACCTGACGACAGAGCTTGGTAAAATGACGGAACTCTTGGAGCGCGCCTGGCATCAGCCCCTTACCTAA
- the rny gene encoding ribonuclease Y, giving the protein MDPVMQGTLIVAGAAVIGFFVTFLIGRKAAAKTLAEAEDKVKGLLAGAEKEANAIKKEKLLEAKEEIAQERRKAESERDSRESKIRHQEKELRKREEAVADKYETIAKKEKQIAQQDAEVQKRMAAGEKKLKEIDALYDEQNIRLERITGMTKDDAKKFLIDNMVNEAKAEGAQLVKDIRDEAKQNARKEAQRIVLQAIQRTASDHSVESTVSVVNIQNDEMKGRIIGKEGRNIRAFEAATGIDLIIDDTPEAVVISGFDAFRREVARVALERLMSDGRIHPARIEEVVEKVTKELEEEIVRVGEGALMELGIHNIHPEMVRYIGRMRYRSSYGQNLLAHSIEVGFLCGIMANELGLDVNLAKRAGLLHDIGKTIDRDLEGPHALLGMELTRKYKEHPLVVNAVGAHHDDIEMESPIAVLVQAADSISGARPGARRESLENYIKRLQQLEEIATSFDGVTKTYAIQAGRELRVMIEPERIDDLKADMIANDIAKRIEQDMEYPGQIRVTVIRERRSTAIAK; this is encoded by the coding sequence ATGGACCCGGTAATGCAAGGTACACTGATTGTGGCAGGGGCCGCAGTCATTGGTTTTTTTGTCACATTTTTAATAGGCAGGAAGGCAGCCGCAAAAACACTGGCTGAAGCCGAAGACAAGGTAAAGGGGCTTTTGGCAGGCGCCGAAAAAGAGGCGAATGCAATCAAGAAAGAAAAACTACTCGAGGCCAAGGAAGAAATTGCACAGGAACGTCGCAAGGCAGAGTCAGAACGCGATTCACGCGAATCCAAAATTCGTCATCAGGAAAAAGAACTGCGCAAACGCGAAGAAGCAGTAGCCGATAAGTACGAGACGATTGCAAAGAAGGAAAAACAAATCGCTCAGCAGGATGCCGAAGTCCAAAAACGAATGGCTGCAGGCGAAAAGAAACTCAAAGAGATCGATGCCCTCTACGATGAGCAGAATATTCGACTGGAACGAATAACAGGGATGACAAAGGACGATGCCAAGAAATTCCTGATCGACAACATGGTGAACGAAGCAAAGGCGGAAGGCGCCCAGCTTGTAAAAGATATCCGCGATGAAGCAAAACAAAATGCCCGCAAGGAAGCACAGCGCATTGTCCTCCAGGCCATCCAGCGTACGGCCAGCGATCACTCGGTAGAAAGCACCGTTTCGGTTGTCAATATTCAGAACGATGAAATGAAGGGGCGGATTATCGGAAAAGAAGGGCGGAACATCCGCGCCTTCGAAGCAGCCACGGGGATCGATCTGATTATTGACGATACGCCGGAAGCCGTGGTCATTAGCGGATTTGATGCGTTCCGACGCGAAGTAGCCCGCGTTGCCCTGGAACGGCTGATGAGCGATGGACGTATCCACCCGGCACGGATCGAAGAGGTAGTAGAAAAAGTTACCAAGGAGCTGGAAGAAGAAATTGTCCGCGTTGGCGAGGGAGCCCTGATGGAACTGGGTATCCACAATATCCATCCGGAAATGGTCAGGTATATCGGACGGATGAGGTATCGGTCGAGCTACGGACAAAACCTGCTGGCACACAGCATTGAAGTTGGCTTCCTGTGCGGTATTATGGCCAACGAACTTGGTTTGGATGTGAATCTGGCTAAGCGGGCAGGCTTGTTGCATGACATTGGTAAAACCATCGACAGAGATCTTGAAGGCCCGCACGCCCTGCTTGGCATGGAACTTACCCGCAAATACAAGGAACACCCGCTGGTGGTGAACGCTGTTGGAGCCCACCACGACGATATCGAGATGGAGTCGCCAATCGCTGTTCTGGTTCAGGCTGCTGACAGTATCAGCGGTGCCCGTCCGGGTGCCCGCAGAGAGTCGCTCGAAAACTACATCAAACGTCTGCAGCAGCTCGAAGAAATCGCAACCTCATTCGATGGCGTTACCAAGACCTATGCTATCCAGGCCGGCAGAGAGCTCAGGGTGATGATTGAGCCGGAACGTATTGATGACCTAAAGGCCGACATGATTGCCAATGATATTGCAAAGCGCATCGAGCAGGATATGGAATACCCGGGTCAGATTCGGGTAACCGTAATCCGTGAGCGCAGGAGCACGGCAATCGCCAAGTAA
- a CDS encoding elongation factor G, whose product MKNYDAHHIRNIALMGHAGCGKTTMAEAMLFESGEISRRGTIEDGNTVSDYHEIEQERQATVFSSLLTAQWRDYKINIVDTPGYADYVGELVSALRAADTGVVILSSHNGVEVGTETIWRYTSDFATPVLFVVNKVDNEHSNFWKTVEQAKERFGREVTVVQYPLNEGVGFNTIIDVLTMTAYVFPPEGGKPQKQAIPDAESERAKRLHNELVEIVAENDATLMDTYLEKGELTEEELRNGLTKTLIQRQIFPVFCTSVKNNMGTGRIMSFIDVFVPAPVEMPPVLTEGGTELSADPKGKPCVFVFKSANEPNVGDLSFFRVYSGTIKPGMDLVNDQTGTTERLGQLFVVNGKKRSEVTELAAGDIGAVVKLKNTHVNNTLHEKGSTLVIKPIEYPLPKVRTAIKSNRKGDEDKLGMALNQIHEEDPTFIIEHSHELKQIILHGQGEMHLATARYKLEHRYKLDVSYVPARVPYRETIRKSINTDYRHKKQSGGAGQFAEVHMRVEPYYEGMPAPAGITVRGTEVHDLPWGGKLVFLNCIVGGVIDQRFMPAILKGVMEKMTEGPITGSYVRDVRVSVYDGKMHAVDSNENAFKTAGRMAFKDGFIKADPQLLEPIYLVSVVTPEDNVGEIMSDLPLRRGEIVGIDADGHYQRINVRMPLAELDNYSTILRSISQGRATYTAEFQEYAVVPGNTQQKLHSEYVKQLEEEEV is encoded by the coding sequence ATGAAAAATTACGATGCACACCATATCCGCAACATTGCGCTGATGGGCCATGCGGGGTGCGGTAAAACCACCATGGCCGAAGCAATGCTGTTCGAGTCCGGCGAAATAAGCCGCAGAGGGACCATCGAGGATGGTAACACGGTTTCGGACTACCATGAGATCGAACAGGAACGACAGGCAACGGTGTTCTCGTCGCTGTTAACTGCCCAATGGCGCGACTATAAAATAAACATTGTTGACACTCCGGGCTACGCAGATTACGTTGGTGAGTTGGTGAGTGCGCTTCGTGCTGCCGATACCGGCGTTGTTATTCTGAGTTCGCACAATGGCGTTGAAGTTGGCACCGAAACCATCTGGCGCTATACCTCGGACTTTGCTACACCGGTGTTGTTTGTGGTTAACAAGGTTGACAATGAGCACAGTAATTTCTGGAAAACCGTGGAGCAGGCCAAGGAGCGTTTTGGCAGAGAGGTAACGGTGGTTCAGTACCCGCTGAACGAAGGTGTAGGCTTTAACACGATTATCGACGTTCTAACGATGACTGCTTATGTATTCCCTCCTGAAGGAGGGAAACCACAAAAACAGGCAATACCGGATGCCGAATCAGAGCGTGCTAAACGCCTCCATAATGAGCTGGTAGAAATCGTTGCCGAAAACGATGCCACGCTGATGGATACCTATCTGGAGAAAGGTGAGCTTACCGAAGAAGAGCTCCGCAACGGACTTACCAAAACACTGATACAACGACAAATCTTTCCGGTATTCTGTACATCGGTAAAGAACAATATGGGCACGGGAAGGATAATGTCGTTTATCGACGTGTTTGTTCCCGCACCGGTAGAAATGCCTCCGGTTCTTACCGAAGGCGGAACCGAACTTTCGGCCGACCCCAAGGGAAAACCCTGCGTGTTCGTGTTTAAGTCGGCCAACGAACCCAATGTTGGCGATCTGAGTTTTTTCAGGGTGTACAGCGGTACGATAAAACCGGGAATGGATCTGGTGAACGATCAAACGGGCACCACCGAACGGCTTGGACAATTGTTCGTTGTTAACGGTAAAAAACGGTCAGAGGTAACCGAACTTGCTGCCGGCGATATTGGCGCAGTGGTAAAACTTAAAAACACGCACGTGAACAATACACTACACGAAAAGGGCTCAACCCTTGTTATTAAACCAATTGAATATCCACTGCCCAAGGTACGAACAGCCATAAAAAGCAACCGCAAGGGTGACGAGGACAAGCTGGGTATGGCGCTAAATCAGATTCATGAAGAAGACCCCACATTCATCATTGAGCATTCGCACGAGCTGAAACAGATTATCCTGCACGGTCAGGGCGAAATGCACCTTGCAACTGCACGGTATAAACTTGAACACCGCTACAAATTAGATGTCTCGTATGTGCCGGCACGTGTTCCCTACCGCGAAACCATCCGGAAGAGCATCAACACCGACTACCGTCACAAAAAGCAAAGCGGCGGTGCCGGCCAGTTTGCCGAGGTCCACATGCGTGTTGAACCATACTACGAAGGGATGCCTGCACCGGCGGGCATCACCGTTCGGGGTACTGAAGTGCACGATCTCCCCTGGGGCGGCAAGCTGGTATTCCTTAACTGCATCGTTGGCGGCGTTATTGACCAACGATTTATGCCCGCAATCCTGAAAGGTGTGATGGAGAAGATGACTGAGGGTCCGATTACCGGCTCGTACGTGCGTGATGTACGCGTAAGCGTGTACGATGGAAAGATGCATGCGGTGGACAGTAACGAAAATGCATTTAAAACGGCCGGCAGAATGGCCTTCAAGGATGGCTTTATCAAGGCCGATCCACAACTGCTGGAGCCGATCTACCTGGTTTCGGTGGTAACCCCCGAAGATAATGTTGGCGAGATAATGAGTGACCTGCCACTCCGCCGGGGTGAGATTGTGGGGATTGATGCCGACGGACATTACCAGCGCATTAATGTACGGATGCCGCTGGCGGAACTTGATAACTACTCAACAATCTTACGAAGCATCAGTCAGGGACGGGCCACCTATACAGCTGAGTTTCAGGAGTATGCCGTTGTACCCGGCAATACACAACAGAAGCTACACTCTGAGTATGTTAAGCAACTTGAAGAAGAAGAAGTCTGA
- the rplS gene encoding 50S ribosomal protein L19, whose protein sequence is MHPKVKKIELAAQEAAFEMRKAKAGESSPEIPSFRPGDTVTVAVRVVEGDKERIQNFQGVVIARRGSGMNETFRIRKISNGVGVERIFPIHSPIIQSLKVVKEGSVRRAKLYYLRGMSERKIRQKLS, encoded by the coding sequence ATGCATCCCAAGGTAAAAAAAATCGAACTGGCTGCACAGGAAGCAGCTTTCGAAATGCGCAAAGCAAAGGCTGGCGAGTCGTCGCCGGAGATTCCTTCATTCCGTCCGGGCGATACAGTTACAGTGGCTGTCCGCGTTGTTGAAGGTGATAAAGAGCGTATTCAGAACTTCCAGGGCGTTGTTATTGCACGGCGTGGCAGTGGCATGAACGAGACATTCCGTATTCGCAAAATCAGCAACGGTGTTGGTGTGGAACGGATTTTCCCGATACATTCGCCCATCATCCAGAGCCTGAAAGTCGTGAAAGAAGGCTCGGTACGCCGTGCCAAATTGTACTACCTGCGCGGTATGAGCGAGCGGAAGATCCGCCAGAAACTAAGCTGA
- a CDS encoding CinA family nicotinamide mononucleotide deamidase-related protein: MNCAILTIGDELLIGQTVNTNAASIAWQCTQRAGVSFPVHSTVADDTGVIVAELRRLSELADVIITTGGLGPTHDDKTVASVAEFADVPLIRDNTWVDHLRSMMVALGRELTPRNEHQAMVPATAQVWYDSIGTAPGFVIEVPRSTRTPLTVCVLPGVPSEMQYLTDEHVVPLLQNKMMESGDAVTEFRTVVTSGIPESTLADLLGEPEVWARGAAVAFLPHAHGVRIRVGVTATDARYRTETLGQILAYIRSQAERYVVGTDDVTLASAVGDILRRHSQTVAVAESCTAGMLGSALTDVPGSSAWFEGGVIAYSNRVKQHLLSVTLETLNTVGAVSSQVAAQMAEGARDVVGATWGVGITGIAGPDGGTADKPVGTVWIGIAGPHGTTTTLRRFTGNRSMIRSRAAATALTLLYQTLTHEP, encoded by the coding sequence GTGAATTGCGCAATCTTAACCATTGGCGATGAGCTCCTGATTGGGCAGACGGTGAATACCAACGCTGCCTCCATAGCGTGGCAGTGTACGCAGCGTGCGGGCGTTAGCTTCCCAGTCCATAGCACTGTTGCCGATGATACGGGTGTGATTGTTGCCGAGCTCCGACGGCTGTCGGAACTGGCCGATGTGATCATCACAACCGGAGGCCTTGGTCCCACCCACGATGATAAAACCGTGGCGTCGGTTGCAGAGTTTGCAGATGTTCCACTGATACGCGATAATACATGGGTTGACCATCTACGGTCAATGATGGTGGCACTCGGACGTGAGCTAACGCCACGGAACGAACACCAGGCGATGGTGCCTGCTACTGCACAGGTGTGGTACGATTCCATCGGCACAGCCCCCGGGTTCGTGATAGAAGTACCCCGCAGCACCAGAACACCGCTCACAGTTTGCGTGCTCCCCGGAGTACCATCCGAAATGCAGTATCTTACCGATGAGCACGTGGTGCCGCTCCTGCAGAACAAAATGATGGAAAGCGGCGACGCTGTTACCGAGTTCCGAACCGTGGTTACCTCCGGCATTCCGGAAAGCACACTTGCCGACCTGTTGGGCGAACCGGAGGTGTGGGCTCGCGGTGCGGCCGTAGCCTTCCTGCCTCATGCTCACGGTGTTCGTATTCGCGTTGGTGTTACTGCCACCGATGCCCGCTACCGCACTGAAACACTTGGACAAATCCTGGCTTACATTCGGTCACAGGCTGAACGGTATGTTGTGGGTACTGATGATGTTACTCTTGCGAGCGCAGTTGGCGATATCCTGCGCCGGCATAGTCAGACTGTTGCCGTTGCCGAAAGCTGTACAGCCGGAATGCTGGGATCGGCACTGACAGATGTGCCTGGAAGTTCTGCATGGTTTGAAGGAGGCGTGATTGCCTACAGCAACAGGGTAAAACAGCACCTGCTGTCCGTTACGTTGGAAACACTCAACACCGTTGGTGCCGTTAGCAGCCAGGTTGCTGCACAGATGGCCGAGGGAGCCCGTGATGTTGTAGGGGCAACCTGGGGGGTTGGTATTACCGGTATTGCTGGCCCTGATGGCGGTACAGCCGACAAACCGGTTGGTACCGTGTGGATTGGCATCGCAGGTCCGCACGGGACCACAACCACCCTTCGCCGGTTTACAGGAAACCGGTCAATGATCCGTAGCCGTGCTGCCGCCACGGCATTAACCCTATTGTATCAAACGTTAACACATGAACCATAG
- the tsaD gene encoding tRNA (adenosine(37)-N6)-threonylcarbamoyltransferase complex transferase subunit TsaD yields MNHSPLPVILAIETSCDDTAAAVVQGTTVLSNIIASQTVHHDWGGIVPELASREHVRAISYCVDAALQKAAIPAEQIDAIAVTYGPGLPGSLLVGTQYAKGLSISLGVPLVPVHHIRAHVYSAYLEDTSLTFPSISLVVSGGHTALFVVEDWLRYRMVGSTVDDAAGEAFDKVSKMLGLGYPGGPVIDNLAQQGNPNAIAVPRGKLADGTLDFSFSGLKTSVRNTLVKLGHTIGKPFDHPEVSTADICASVQRAIVEVLVAKTIQAARDYGADTITVAGGVSANSELRRTLAQAAQSMGLRYAAPRGEYCIDNAAMIGFVAYHALRNGEQGSVDFGIEPRAMKHSGKEVKPTAR; encoded by the coding sequence ATGAACCATAGCCCCCTTCCAGTTATCCTTGCCATCGAAACGTCGTGCGACGATACTGCGGCAGCCGTTGTGCAGGGAACCACGGTATTAAGCAACATCATTGCATCGCAGACGGTGCATCATGATTGGGGTGGTATCGTGCCCGAACTGGCTTCGCGTGAACACGTGCGCGCGATTTCGTACTGTGTTGATGCCGCACTGCAAAAAGCTGCAATTCCGGCGGAGCAGATAGATGCTATTGCCGTGACGTATGGGCCCGGTCTGCCCGGGTCACTGTTGGTGGGGACGCAGTACGCAAAGGGATTGTCAATAAGCTTAGGAGTTCCGCTTGTGCCGGTGCATCACATCCGGGCGCATGTGTACAGTGCCTACCTCGAAGATACATCGCTGACGTTCCCAAGTATTTCCCTGGTTGTAAGCGGCGGGCATACAGCGCTGTTTGTTGTTGAAGACTGGCTTCGCTACCGGATGGTTGGCTCAACGGTTGACGATGCAGCCGGCGAGGCGTTCGATAAAGTGTCAAAGATGCTGGGGCTGGGATATCCGGGAGGGCCGGTGATTGACAACCTTGCACAGCAGGGTAATCCCAATGCCATTGCTGTGCCCAGAGGCAAGCTTGCCGATGGGACGCTTGACTTCTCCTTTTCAGGCTTAAAGACGTCTGTTCGTAATACCCTTGTCAAACTCGGTCATACCATTGGTAAACCGTTTGATCATCCTGAGGTATCAACAGCGGATATCTGTGCCTCCGTACAGCGTGCAATTGTTGAAGTACTGGTTGCCAAAACCATTCAGGCAGCACGAGATTACGGCGCTGATACGATTACGGTAGCAGGAGGCGTCAGCGCCAACAGCGAGTTGCGCAGAACACTGGCCCAGGCTGCACAGAGCATGGGGCTTAGGTATGCAGCGCCCCGCGGTGAGTACTGTATTGACAATGCGGCAATGATTGGCTTTGTAGCGTATCACGCCCTTCGGAACGGTGAGCAGGGAAGCGTTGATTTTGGGATCGAACCCAGGGCAATGAAGCATTCCGGGAAAGAGGTAAAACCAACCGCACGATGA